The following proteins are co-located in the Desulfatitalea tepidiphila genome:
- a CDS encoding Mut7-C RNAse domain-containing protein: MPHALPRLVADATLGKLMTHLRLCGFDTLFDRGIPDARRLERLSGGHRIVLTRCQRVWRMLGHPLCLFVDDDHPLAQIRQVLLGLNVRAIDLKPLSRCCRCNELLETVPKMEAAGCVADYVWQSHKHFKKCRSCGRIYWAGSHTQRWLNQMNQWF, from the coding sequence ATGCCCCATGCCTTGCCACGCCTTGTCGCAGATGCCACCCTGGGCAAGTTGATGACCCATCTGCGCCTTTGCGGATTTGACACCCTATTCGATCGGGGTATTCCCGACGCAAGGCGTCTGGAAAGGCTTTCTGGGGGGCATCGTATCGTTTTGACACGATGCCAGCGGGTTTGGCGGATGTTGGGGCACCCGCTATGCCTGTTTGTCGATGACGACCATCCGCTTGCTCAAATCCGTCAGGTGCTGCTCGGTTTAAATGTCCGAGCCATCGACCTTAAGCCCTTGAGCCGATGTTGCAGGTGTAACGAATTGCTGGAAACCGTGCCCAAAATGGAGGCTGCGGGATGTGTCGCCGATTATGTATGGCAATCCCATAAGCATTTTAAAAAATGTCGCTCGTGTGGACGCATCTACTGGGCCGGAAGTCATACCCAACGGTGGTTAAACCAAATGAATCAGTGGTTTTAG
- a CDS encoding tetratricopeptide repeat protein yields MILRYKSCLLQLLCLCFLMGCQGVLDRFRDNAGHDAYVPEFPSAVASSNAAAYYYFSLAQMKLKSGDLSEAKWYLEKAMQFDPRSVAIRMELANLHLLNNDTDAALTLVQQVLIDHPDSSDALTLAGRIYQQKKMDAEAKAFYEKALAGNPSDPNIYIHLGRIYWNERNLANAERIFRLMAKNFPGSYAAHFFNGKVLADQGKFDEAIAAFNRSLELEPSLEETRFELIDIYRKRQMNAEVVKTYESILDYSPDNIRASFELAVYFREIGKAANGLPLLLNLGARSQNDNSILSHVYENYLETKQYETAAWIFEGMLKGAPGSSELHYLAGVTYDGLNRAEKASSHLEQVAPSSRFYANAMIHRAVLKHDTGQVDQAIDIIRQALKTDPEQAEYYLYLGSFYEESKRYKEASDILEKGLALDAENVRMRFRLGVVFDKMGRRQEAIALMEKVLLAEPDNVKALNYLGYTYAEMGIELDKAEALVMRALKLKPQDGYITDSLAWVYFKQGKYEQALIWLEKAVALVPDDPVILEHLGDVYQKLNKSDLALKYYQRSLEIESKDREDLAEKIRAITKRP; encoded by the coding sequence ATGATTTTGAGATACAAAAGCTGCTTGCTTCAACTGCTTTGTCTTTGTTTCCTGATGGGTTGTCAAGGTGTGCTTGACCGCTTCCGGGATAACGCAGGGCATGACGCCTATGTCCCGGAGTTTCCCTCGGCTGTCGCGAGTTCCAACGCCGCTGCGTATTACTATTTTTCATTGGCTCAGATGAAGTTGAAGTCCGGTGATCTGAGCGAAGCAAAATGGTATTTAGAAAAAGCGATGCAATTCGATCCAAGGTCGGTTGCCATCCGAATGGAGTTGGCCAATCTGCATCTCCTGAACAATGATACGGATGCTGCACTGACACTTGTTCAGCAAGTACTTATAGACCATCCGGATAGCAGCGATGCCCTGACCCTGGCGGGCAGAATATATCAGCAGAAGAAGATGGATGCAGAGGCCAAGGCTTTTTATGAAAAAGCCTTGGCTGGAAATCCTTCCGATCCGAACATTTATATCCACTTAGGAAGAATTTACTGGAATGAAAGAAACTTGGCCAACGCCGAGCGTATTTTCCGTCTTATGGCGAAAAATTTTCCGGGATCTTACGCCGCACATTTTTTCAATGGGAAGGTGTTGGCCGATCAAGGAAAATTTGATGAGGCCATTGCCGCTTTTAATCGTTCTCTTGAGCTGGAGCCCTCTTTGGAAGAGACACGATTTGAATTGATCGATATTTATCGTAAACGACAAATGAACGCCGAGGTCGTCAAAACATATGAGTCTATTCTGGATTACAGCCCCGATAATATCAGAGCCTCCTTCGAATTGGCGGTCTATTTTCGGGAAATCGGCAAAGCGGCCAACGGATTGCCCTTGCTTTTAAACCTGGGCGCAAGAAGCCAAAATGACAATAGTATTCTATCCCACGTCTACGAAAACTACCTGGAGACTAAACAATATGAGACCGCAGCGTGGATTTTTGAGGGCATGCTGAAAGGCGCACCCGGAAGTTCCGAGCTTCATTACCTTGCTGGGGTGACCTACGATGGTTTGAATCGCGCCGAGAAGGCCTCAAGCCACTTGGAACAAGTCGCGCCGTCGTCCAGGTTCTATGCCAACGCAATGATTCATCGCGCTGTTTTGAAGCATGATACGGGGCAGGTCGATCAGGCGATAGATATTATTCGCCAAGCGCTTAAAACAGACCCGGAACAGGCGGAGTATTACCTCTATCTTGGCTCTTTTTACGAGGAATCGAAGCGATATAAAGAGGCCTCGGATATATTGGAAAAGGGATTGGCGCTCGATGCGGAGAACGTGCGCATGCGATTTCGGCTCGGTGTCGTTTTTGACAAAATGGGTCGGCGACAGGAGGCCATTGCCCTTATGGAAAAGGTCCTGCTTGCTGAGCCGGACAATGTCAAGGCGTTGAATTATCTGGGCTATACCTATGCAGAGATGGGCATTGAACTCGATAAGGCCGAGGCCCTGGTCATGCGCGCTTTGAAACTCAAGCCCCAGGACGGTTATATTACGGATAGCCTGGCGTGGGTTTATTTTAAGCAGGGAAAGTACGAGCAGGCGCTGATATGGCTGGAGAAGGCAGTGGCCTTGGTGCCCGACGATCCGGTCATCCTGGAACACCTCGGCGATGTGTATCAGAAGTTGAATAAGTCGGATCTGGCCTTGAAATATTACCAGCGTTCATTGGAGATCGAATCGAAAGATCGAGAAGATCTGGCAGAAAAAATTCGAGCCATCACGAAAAGGCCATGA
- a CDS encoding DUF4292 domain-containing protein has protein sequence MARDLIEQLALKNQNLSRLKGIMHIRLISAQGNLSGRAALAAIYPDRIRVEWLTFLGQPLMRFAADGKNVVIDLHDEDQMYRVKQSPTALQKLIQIPIGIEDLLQILKGAPPLPEYAAAQMRPAEAQKTKVALIGRWHVLKGELKTSADCTIEEMTAFQNDGAIAYRVRWKDWRPQQGYELPREIEITAGTGDILSLLIDRVYPEVPVLPELFQLDVAPSH, from the coding sequence ATGGCACGGGATTTGATTGAGCAGTTGGCGCTCAAAAACCAGAATCTGAGTCGGCTCAAAGGAATCATGCACATTCGATTGATTTCCGCCCAGGGCAATTTGTCGGGGCGAGCCGCACTTGCCGCCATCTATCCGGATCGAATCAGAGTCGAGTGGCTTACATTCTTAGGGCAGCCACTGATGCGGTTCGCTGCGGACGGCAAGAATGTGGTGATCGATCTTCATGACGAGGATCAGATGTATCGGGTCAAACAGTCCCCGACGGCCCTGCAGAAGCTTATCCAGATTCCCATCGGGATCGAGGATCTTCTGCAAATATTGAAAGGCGCACCGCCATTGCCTGAGTATGCTGCCGCTCAGATGCGACCTGCCGAGGCCCAGAAAACGAAAGTCGCCCTGATTGGTCGTTGGCATGTGCTCAAGGGCGAGTTGAAAACATCCGCGGACTGTACCATCGAGGAAATGACCGCTTTCCAAAATGACGGCGCCATCGCTTATCGCGTGCGCTGGAAGGATTGGCGACCGCAGCAAGGGTATGAGTTGCCGAGAGAAATCGAAATCACAGCTGGCACAGGAGACATCTTGTCTCTGTTGATCGATCGGGTTTATCCGGAAGTCCCCGTCCTGCCGGAATTGTTCCAACTGGACGTTGCGCCTTCGCATTAG
- the mutS gene encoding DNA mismatch repair protein MutS: MNAPKTTPMLQQYLAIKASCRDAILFYRMGDFYEMFFEDAKLASRELEITLTSRNKNEPAPVPMCGVPYRAAQNYIARLIDRGYKVAICDQVEDPAAAKGLVRREIVRVVTPGMIVENELLDAKTNNYLLALAVVQNTLGLAHLDISTGMFRVAETGQAQKIADEVQRITPKEVLLPDGSQREALVQHLAAALGERTVNWLDPSVFEHHRGRKRLIEQFQTRSLEGFGCQHMTAGVGAAGALLFYVQETQKQSVAHLRHIETYHLEEHLVIDLSSRQNLELEKNLRAGGRQGTLISILDHTKTAMGGRMLKQWLRYPLIEAQLIGDRLDAVEEALAQSELRRKLLEALTAVYDLERLNSKIVMGHANARDLLALGRSLEGLPQIWALLTSFHSPLFQVRLPLDELQKLGELIGRAIREDAPPTINEGGMIQTGYHAPLDELIQLSKDGKGYLAQLEAREREATGINTLKVRYNKVFGYYIEISKAQAKEAPAHYVRKQTLVNAERYITDELKQFESKVLGAEEKRCALELLLFNDIRERVKDNSDRLQGAAKFMARTDCLLALAEVADRNDYCRPRINTEGVIHIQEGRHPVVEKMIRGERFVPNTIHLDDDQQQILVITGPNMAGKSTVLRQVALLVIMAQVGSFVPAEAADISVTDRIFTRVGALDNLSAGQSTFMVEMEETANILNHATPRSLVIMDEIGRGTSTYDGLSIAWAVVAFLHDLKDKGVKTLFATHYHELTELADCKSRVKNFNIAVKEWQDQIIFLRKLIPGGTNRSYGIQVARLAGIPEQVIIEAKRVLERVENHAPAGNGSMPAQKGRDGRKSRPVQLDLFKPFETEVIEHLRAIDSNSITPLQALNLIQNLQDKINKTH; encoded by the coding sequence ATGAATGCCCCGAAAACCACCCCCATGCTGCAACAATACCTGGCGATAAAAGCTTCTTGCCGGGATGCGATTCTTTTTTATCGCATGGGCGATTTTTACGAGATGTTTTTTGAGGATGCCAAACTGGCCTCGCGGGAGTTGGAAATCACACTCACTTCGAGAAACAAAAACGAACCGGCGCCTGTGCCCATGTGCGGCGTCCCCTACCGGGCAGCACAGAACTACATCGCCCGCCTCATCGATCGTGGCTACAAGGTGGCCATCTGCGATCAGGTCGAAGATCCGGCCGCCGCCAAAGGGTTGGTGCGAAGGGAAATCGTGCGTGTCGTCACGCCGGGCATGATTGTCGAAAATGAGTTGCTCGATGCCAAGACGAACAATTACCTCCTCGCCCTGGCTGTTGTTCAGAACACCTTGGGGCTTGCGCATCTCGATATTTCCACCGGAATGTTCCGTGTGGCGGAAACCGGCCAGGCCCAAAAGATCGCAGACGAAGTGCAACGGATTACTCCCAAAGAGGTGTTGTTGCCCGATGGATCGCAGCGTGAAGCACTCGTACAACATCTCGCGGCTGCTTTAGGCGAACGCACCGTCAACTGGTTGGATCCTTCCGTATTCGAACACCATCGCGGCCGCAAACGATTGATCGAGCAATTTCAGACACGTTCCCTGGAGGGTTTCGGCTGTCAGCACATGACGGCCGGAGTGGGCGCGGCCGGTGCGCTGCTGTTTTACGTACAGGAGACCCAGAAGCAATCGGTGGCCCACCTGCGACATATCGAGACCTACCATCTCGAAGAGCATCTGGTGATCGATCTTTCGAGCCGTCAGAACCTGGAACTTGAAAAAAACCTGCGTGCCGGCGGTCGCCAGGGCACTTTGATCAGCATTCTGGACCACACCAAAACCGCTATGGGCGGTCGGATGCTCAAACAGTGGTTGCGTTATCCGCTGATCGAGGCCCAGCTCATCGGTGACCGCTTGGATGCCGTGGAAGAAGCTCTGGCGCAAAGCGAACTGCGGCGAAAGCTTTTGGAGGCCTTGACCGCGGTGTACGACCTGGAGCGGCTGAACAGCAAGATCGTCATGGGCCATGCAAATGCCCGGGACCTATTGGCCCTGGGGCGTTCCCTTGAGGGCCTCCCGCAGATTTGGGCGTTGCTGACCTCCTTTCACAGCCCGCTGTTTCAGGTGCGGTTGCCGCTCGATGAACTTCAAAAGCTGGGAGAGTTGATCGGTCGTGCCATTCGGGAGGACGCCCCACCGACGATCAATGAAGGCGGAATGATACAAACGGGGTATCATGCGCCGCTCGACGAGCTGATTCAACTGTCCAAGGACGGGAAAGGATATCTGGCCCAACTCGAAGCACGCGAACGGGAAGCTACAGGTATCAATACTTTGAAAGTACGATACAACAAAGTCTTCGGGTACTATATCGAAATCTCCAAGGCTCAGGCCAAAGAGGCGCCGGCCCACTACGTACGCAAGCAGACGCTGGTCAATGCGGAACGGTACATCACCGATGAACTCAAACAGTTCGAATCCAAGGTCCTCGGTGCCGAGGAAAAGCGATGCGCCCTGGAACTGTTACTTTTCAACGATATTCGGGAGCGGGTGAAGGACAACAGCGACCGGTTGCAGGGCGCGGCCAAATTTATGGCCAGAACTGACTGCCTTCTGGCCCTGGCCGAGGTGGCCGATAGAAATGACTACTGCCGGCCCCGGATCAACACCGAGGGCGTGATTCATATCCAAGAGGGGCGGCATCCGGTGGTGGAAAAGATGATTCGTGGCGAACGATTCGTTCCCAATACGATCCACCTCGATGACGACCAACAGCAGATACTGGTGATCACCGGTCCCAATATGGCCGGAAAATCAACCGTGTTGCGCCAGGTGGCGCTGCTGGTGATCATGGCTCAGGTTGGTTCTTTCGTTCCCGCCGAAGCGGCCGACATTTCCGTGACCGATCGGATTTTCACCCGCGTCGGGGCGTTGGATAACTTATCCGCAGGTCAGAGCACGTTCATGGTCGAAATGGAGGAAACCGCCAATATCCTCAATCATGCCACCCCCCGCAGCCTGGTGATCATGGATGAAATTGGCCGCGGTACGAGCACTTACGATGGGTTGAGCATCGCCTGGGCCGTGGTGGCTTTCCTGCATGATCTGAAGGATAAGGGGGTCAAAACCCTGTTTGCCACCCACTATCACGAGTTGACCGAACTGGCGGATTGCAAGTCGCGCGTCAAAAATTTCAACATCGCCGTCAAAGAGTGGCAGGATCAGATCATCTTTCTGCGGAAACTTATCCCCGGGGGGACCAATCGCAGTTATGGCATCCAGGTGGCAAGACTGGCAGGTATTCCGGAACAGGTCATTATAGAGGCCAAGAGGGTGCTCGAGCGGGTGGAAAACCACGCCCCGGCCGGCAACGGCTCGATGCCGGCGCAAAAGGGCCGTGATGGCCGGAAATCCAGGCCCGTTCAATTGGACTTGTTCAAACCGTTCGAGACAGAGGTCATCGAGCATTTACGAGCCATTGATTCGAATTCGATCACTCCTTTGCAAGCATTGAATTTGATCCAGAATTTGCAGGACAAGATCAATAAGACACATTGA
- a CDS encoding deoxyguanosinetriphosphate triphosphohydrolase family protein, with protein MDRFEKKTLTLSNLKAELNQRETVIYSQSAAFSKDALRRRPEERVQSGYRQSYALDTDRILHSMAYARYIDKTQVFYLIRNDHITHRVLHVQLVSKIARTIGRFLHLNEDLIEAIALGHDIGHTPFGHDGERYLSKLCVDAGIGHFLHNVQSIQFLDCVERKGRGWNLTLQTLDGILCHDGEIHNQVLRPQGEKSFDTLGLEMAKKKADPDFALMPMTLEGCVVRMADTVAYIGRDLEDAIRLQVVQRGDLPVEVTAVLGDSNGTIVYNLVTDIIHCSHTTGHIAFSDRVSNGLKQLKQFNLERIYLNPTIKKNAAAIQTLFELLFESYLNDLQKGNERSKIFTGFLADMSEEYIESHRPAEIVRDFIAGMTDRYFLLQCPERLRPNVIDVS; from the coding sequence ATGGACAGATTTGAAAAGAAAACGCTGACGCTTTCCAACCTGAAAGCCGAGCTCAATCAGAGAGAGACGGTTATCTATTCTCAGTCCGCTGCATTCAGCAAGGACGCCTTGCGCCGCCGGCCAGAGGAAAGGGTGCAATCCGGCTATCGACAATCCTATGCCCTGGACACCGACCGCATCCTTCATTCGATGGCCTATGCGCGCTATATCGACAAGACACAGGTTTTTTACCTGATTCGCAACGATCACATCACCCATCGCGTCCTGCATGTGCAACTCGTTTCCAAAATCGCCCGTACCATCGGACGGTTTTTACACTTGAACGAAGACCTCATCGAAGCGATCGCCCTCGGACACGATATCGGTCATACGCCGTTCGGACATGACGGGGAGCGTTATTTGAGCAAGCTATGTGTAGATGCCGGTATCGGCCATTTCCTGCACAATGTGCAGAGTATCCAATTCCTGGACTGCGTCGAGCGCAAAGGCAGGGGGTGGAACCTGACATTGCAAACCCTGGATGGGATCCTCTGCCACGATGGTGAAATTCATAACCAGGTATTGCGGCCACAGGGAGAAAAATCATTCGACACGCTCGGATTGGAAATGGCGAAAAAAAAAGCAGATCCCGATTTCGCCCTGATGCCCATGACACTGGAAGGTTGCGTGGTCCGAATGGCCGACACGGTCGCATATATCGGACGCGACCTGGAAGATGCGATACGTCTGCAGGTCGTCCAGCGCGGCGATTTGCCCGTTGAGGTAACCGCGGTATTGGGAGACAGCAACGGCACCATTGTGTATAACCTGGTGACCGACATCATCCACTGCAGTCATACGACAGGCCACATCGCTTTCAGCGACCGTGTTTCCAATGGCTTGAAGCAACTCAAACAGTTCAACCTTGAGAGAATCTATCTCAATCCGACTATCAAAAAGAATGCCGCTGCCATTCAGACGCTATTTGAACTTCTGTTTGAATCCTACCTGAACGATTTGCAGAAAGGAAACGAGAGATCCAAGATATTTACCGGCTTTTTGGCCGATATGTCGGAAGAGTACATCGAGTCACATCGACCCGCCGAGATTGTGCGTGATTTTATCGCCGGAATGACAGACCGCTATTTTCTGCTCCAGTGTCCCGAGCGTCTGCGTCCCAATGTCATCGATGTGTCCTGA
- a CDS encoding ATP-grasp domain-containing protein → MPPRIALGRRLSHCDSVTTLGVRPNFDDYSDEEQELIRRASTIYYPSSFYAELFDALGKKTFPSYHTYKIAQDKIKQTALFQIARIPHPRTRVFFGKRQKKRILDFFTLPLVAKVARGSSLGKGVFLIRTPDDLACYCLDHSPAYIQEYLPIDRDIRIVVIGAKARHAYWRMAPQGEFRTNVARGGTIDLSPVPREAISLAERTARVLRLDDVGLDLCEHNGQFLILEANMNYGREGFKHSGIDYGKMMEQLIHDGQI, encoded by the coding sequence GTGCCGCCTCGTATTGCTTTAGGCCGGCGGCTGAGCCATTGCGATTCGGTGACGACCCTGGGCGTGCGACCCAATTTCGACGATTACAGCGACGAAGAACAAGAATTGATCCGACGGGCATCGACCATTTACTACCCGTCTTCCTTCTACGCCGAACTGTTCGATGCTTTGGGGAAAAAAACCTTCCCGAGTTACCACACATATAAAATCGCACAGGACAAAATCAAACAAACGGCGCTTTTTCAAATAGCCCGTATTCCCCATCCGCGCACACGCGTTTTTTTTGGAAAGCGCCAAAAAAAGCGTATCCTCGATTTTTTTACGTTGCCTCTGGTCGCTAAAGTGGCGCGGGGGTCCTCCCTCGGCAAGGGGGTTTTTCTGATACGAACCCCGGATGACCTGGCATGCTATTGCCTCGACCATTCGCCTGCCTATATTCAGGAGTATTTGCCGATCGACCGCGACATCCGCATCGTGGTCATCGGTGCGAAAGCCAGGCATGCCTATTGGCGGATGGCACCCCAAGGGGAGTTTCGCACCAATGTGGCCCGTGGAGGGACGATCGACCTTTCACCGGTGCCGCGCGAGGCCATCTCGCTTGCGGAGCGCACAGCCAGGGTTTTGCGCTTGGACGATGTGGGATTGGACCTTTGTGAACACAACGGCCAATTTTTGATCCTCGAGGCCAACATGAATTATGGCCGGGAAGGGTTCAAACACTCCGGCATCGATTACGGTAAAATGATGGAGCAGCTCATTCACGATGGACAGATTTGA
- a CDS encoding LapA family protein, with amino-acid sequence MKKVKIGIWLIIIVFLGLIIYQNRDFFFVKRSLGIDLTFAVYDSPELPVALYFTAIFFIGALIVYLFGLAERYRSGKQVRVLRQTCDAQRQAIDDLKKDVQALRPQPLSGQTSSPSPVETEVTQEQGPELQVEDANGQHAAKQ; translated from the coding sequence ATGAAAAAGGTCAAGATCGGCATATGGCTCATCATCATCGTTTTTCTCGGGCTTATTATTTACCAGAATAGGGATTTCTTTTTTGTCAAGAGAAGCTTGGGAATTGATCTGACATTTGCCGTTTACGATTCTCCGGAATTACCGGTGGCCCTCTATTTTACCGCGATTTTTTTTATCGGCGCGTTGATCGTGTACTTGTTCGGTCTGGCGGAGCGATACCGCTCCGGCAAGCAGGTCAGGGTGCTGCGGCAGACCTGCGATGCGCAACGACAAGCCATCGATGACTTGAAAAAAGATGTCCAGGCGCTCAGACCCCAGCCGCTTTCCGGCCAGACCTCATCCCCTTCACCGGTTGAAACGGAGGTTACTCAAGAACAGGGGCCAGAACTTCAGGTCGAAGACGCAAACGGACAACATGCCGCGAAGCAATAA
- a CDS encoding N-acetylmuramoyl-L-alanine amidase, which produces MLELRKDTKRQKYRDQWMQCIQKYLAVYRHDPHGPWAAAGLYNAGIMYGDLYQLSYLEADRQESLDLLGRVTRHFPKSRYSARAQKAIDQYTPDQATAQKSAADRPEKQAATHLQPSAAQWYERAEANDQKLKENLRLQKFRDQWIKSITAYRNAYQAEPDGALAAASMYGLAGSYSGLYKWSRNDVDRNQAQKTLEDLIRQFPNSPFTEKARNDLARFAPSSVHAASPDPVSDVILSADVSNRPVVEAVPGVASGETAVVEGLRFWSNPRYTRVVIDANLDTIFTHHELREDPAIGKPQRIYIDVHNSRLSKDLQKVVPINDNLLSDARAGQYNSDTVRVVVDIKSSKTFKIFSLKNPFRIVLDVWGEDSVDGVQTAATETGVVARSNGKLPQSAIVKQLALGVRRIVIDPGHGGKDYGAPGYLKGVHEKQVVLEIGKRLAQKIRTQLNCDVVLTRDRDVFLSLEERTAIANTQGADLFVSIHTNASPDNRAYGIETFILNLATDDDAIRVAARENATSLKNISDLDSILKDLMNNAKVSESTRLASYVQKGALAQLKQKYSHIKNKGVKKAPFYVLLGAEMPSILIETSFISNPRECQRLTNGHYQDLLCQGIVDGIKRYIEEINPMAFQRRQMEKDEG; this is translated from the coding sequence ATGCTGGAACTGCGCAAGGACACCAAGCGGCAGAAATATCGTGACCAGTGGATGCAGTGTATCCAGAAGTATCTTGCCGTTTATCGACACGACCCGCATGGGCCCTGGGCTGCGGCAGGACTTTATAACGCAGGGATCATGTATGGCGATCTCTACCAGCTCTCGTATCTCGAAGCGGATCGACAAGAATCGCTTGACCTGTTGGGGCGTGTGACGCGGCATTTTCCGAAGAGCAGGTACAGCGCAAGGGCCCAAAAGGCGATCGACCAATACACCCCCGATCAAGCCACCGCTCAGAAATCGGCTGCCGACAGACCTGAAAAGCAAGCCGCGACCCACCTGCAACCATCGGCCGCCCAATGGTATGAACGAGCGGAGGCCAATGACCAAAAGCTGAAGGAGAACCTCAGACTACAGAAATTTCGAGATCAATGGATAAAATCCATCACCGCATATCGCAACGCGTATCAAGCGGAGCCGGACGGCGCTCTTGCAGCGGCCTCCATGTATGGCTTGGCCGGAAGCTACAGCGGGCTTTACAAATGGTCCCGCAACGATGTGGATCGCAACCAGGCCCAGAAAACCCTGGAGGATTTGATCCGGCAATTTCCCAACAGCCCGTTTACCGAGAAGGCACGCAATGATCTGGCGAGGTTCGCGCCTTCGAGTGTTCATGCCGCCTCGCCCGATCCCGTATCCGACGTGATTCTATCTGCTGACGTGAGCAATCGGCCGGTGGTCGAAGCAGTTCCGGGCGTGGCTTCCGGCGAAACCGCTGTCGTGGAAGGCTTGCGGTTTTGGTCCAATCCGCGATATACGCGCGTGGTCATCGACGCCAACCTCGATACCATCTTTACGCATCACGAATTGCGCGAAGATCCGGCCATCGGCAAACCCCAACGCATCTATATCGATGTCCATAACAGTCGTTTGAGCAAGGATCTCCAAAAAGTCGTCCCGATCAACGACAACCTGCTCAGCGATGCGCGCGCCGGACAATATAACAGCGATACGGTGCGCGTGGTTGTGGACATCAAATCTTCCAAGACATTTAAGATATTTTCGCTGAAGAATCCGTTCCGCATCGTGTTGGATGTGTGGGGGGAAGATTCGGTCGACGGGGTGCAAACGGCGGCGACCGAAACGGGCGTAGTGGCTCGCAGCAATGGCAAACTGCCCCAGAGTGCCATCGTCAAACAGCTGGCATTGGGGGTCAGGCGCATCGTTATCGATCCCGGCCATGGCGGCAAGGACTATGGAGCTCCCGGATACCTGAAAGGCGTGCATGAAAAACAGGTTGTTTTGGAAATCGGAAAAAGACTGGCGCAGAAGATACGCACCCAGCTCAATTGCGATGTGGTCCTGACGCGGGATCGGGATGTCTTCTTGAGCCTGGAAGAACGAACTGCTATCGCCAACACCCAAGGGGCGGATTTATTTGTCTCCATCCACACCAACGCCTCACCCGACAATCGTGCCTATGGCATCGAGACGTTTATCCTCAATCTGGCGACCGATGACGATGCGATCCGTGTGGCGGCCCGGGAGAACGCCACCTCATTAAAGAACATCAGCGATCTTGATTCGATTTTAAAAGATTTGATGAATAACGCCAAGGTGAGCGAGTCGACCCGTTTGGCCAGCTATGTCCAAAAGGGAGCCCTTGCCCAGCTGAAACAGAAGTACAGCCACATCAAAAACAAGGGGGTGAAAAAAGCACCTTTTTATGTGCTGCTCGGTGCCGAAATGCCCTCGATATTGATCGAAACCTCGTTCATCAGTAACCCGAGGGAATGTCAGCGTTTGACCAATGGGCATTATCAGGATCTGTTGTGTCAGGGCATCGTAGACGGTATTAAGCGGTATATCGAAGAGATCAACCCCATGGCGTTTCAAAGGCGCCAGATGGAAAAAGATGAAGGCTGA
- a CDS encoding Mrp/NBP35 family ATP-binding protein, translated as MASRESTPSGTSGQKAPSQNGDDSIKEVLADIKTKLLVMSGKGGVGKSSVAAGLAMYLAVRGYQVGLLDVDIHGPSLAGMMGLQGLLDIDENQRVLPKAVNANLKIVSMQSLMQNKDQAVIWRGPAKSGVIRQFVGDVRWGKLDFLIVDAPPGTGDEPMSVAQYIPDAQAIIVTTPQDVALADVRKSINFCRTIQMKIMGLVENMGPFTCPCCGKTISLFKAGGGQRTASQMDVPFLGTLPFDPQVVKVFDGGTPFELKSAAADFIDALAQLVEKVEAIAKNMWGGQSSAQ; from the coding sequence ATGGCATCAAGAGAAAGCACGCCTTCCGGTACATCCGGTCAAAAGGCGCCATCGCAGAATGGGGACGACTCGATCAAAGAGGTCCTGGCGGACATTAAAACAAAATTGCTGGTCATGAGCGGCAAGGGCGGCGTGGGCAAATCGAGCGTGGCGGCTGGATTGGCGATGTATTTGGCGGTAAGGGGGTATCAGGTGGGCCTTCTGGATGTGGATATCCATGGCCCGAGCCTGGCCGGCATGATGGGGCTTCAAGGCCTTCTAGATATCGACGAGAACCAAAGGGTGTTACCCAAAGCCGTCAATGCAAATTTAAAGATCGTGTCGATGCAATCTTTAATGCAGAATAAAGACCAGGCGGTTATCTGGCGTGGCCCGGCAAAATCAGGAGTCATCAGGCAGTTCGTCGGTGATGTGCGCTGGGGGAAGCTTGATTTTTTGATCGTCGACGCCCCGCCGGGCACCGGTGACGAACCGATGAGCGTTGCCCAATATATTCCGGATGCACAGGCGATCATTGTCACGACTCCTCAGGATGTCGCTTTGGCCGACGTGCGCAAATCGATCAATTTCTGCCGAACCATACAGATGAAGATCATGGGATTGGTTGAAAACATGGGCCCCTTCACCTGCCCATGCTGTGGCAAGACCATTTCGCTGTTTAAAGCGGGGGGTGGACAACGCACGGCGTCTCAAATGGACGTGCCCTTTTTGGGAACGTTGCCTTTCGATCCCCAGGTGGTGAAGGTTTTCGATGGCGGGACACCGTTTGAATTGAAATCGGCTGCGGCCGACTTTATCGATGCCTTGGCCCAGCTTGTAGAAAAGGTCGAGGCTATTGCCAAAAACATGTGGGGCGGGCAATCGTCTGCCCAATGA